From Pontibacillus halophilus JSM 076056 = DSM 19796, one genomic window encodes:
- a CDS encoding Ger(x)C family spore germination protein, translated as MRLWRSKGLLVLFCFVLLTGCWDQRQFKDLKLVLITAFDKTDDELLRATVAIPTVARGTEGSSKELSEVASATGRTPRETRSNINQEISKTFDASKLEVILVGKELVEQDLYPILDVFYRDPKSNLNSKLAMIDGEAGDVLSLQVDNEPRINSYVNGLLKGMIKSTYAPKENIQLICAELLEPGQDFGLPVMTVNYEENLLDYKGLGLFNENKYSGVDLDVEQTLMLLLMNNKKGVDATMTKKVTDRHEDKLKNYLSVNVIDADSKTKIDATSPEDIKVKITTDLTAKVIEFPEDNLDNVEKVKRLSKEYSEILTEDGQEILKIIQEANCDYFGIGRQIKAYHPEIWKQMKWKDVYPNIELSVEFNVKMNQHGIIN; from the coding sequence ATGAGGCTGTGGCGTTCTAAAGGATTACTTGTATTATTCTGCTTTGTATTGCTAACGGGTTGTTGGGATCAACGGCAATTTAAGGATTTGAAGCTTGTGCTGATTACTGCGTTCGATAAGACAGATGATGAGTTACTTCGAGCGACGGTAGCCATTCCTACAGTAGCTCGGGGAACAGAGGGGTCTTCTAAAGAACTAAGTGAGGTAGCATCTGCAACAGGCCGAACCCCTCGAGAGACAAGGTCTAACATTAACCAAGAAATTTCAAAGACGTTTGACGCTTCTAAACTTGAAGTCATTCTAGTCGGGAAAGAGCTTGTTGAACAGGATTTATACCCGATATTAGATGTGTTCTACCGTGACCCGAAAAGTAATTTGAACTCTAAACTGGCCATGATTGATGGGGAGGCGGGAGACGTATTGTCCCTGCAAGTGGATAATGAACCAAGGATTAATTCCTACGTAAATGGCTTACTGAAAGGAATGATCAAATCCACTTATGCACCTAAAGAGAATATCCAGTTAATTTGCGCTGAATTACTTGAGCCGGGGCAAGACTTTGGATTACCTGTCATGACCGTTAATTATGAAGAGAACCTTCTAGATTACAAAGGGTTAGGCTTGTTTAATGAGAATAAATATTCGGGTGTAGACTTAGACGTAGAACAAACTTTGATGCTCTTACTTATGAACAATAAGAAAGGTGTCGACGCTACGATGACAAAGAAAGTTACGGACCGACATGAAGATAAGTTGAAGAACTATTTAAGCGTTAATGTGATTGATGCAGACTCTAAAACCAAAATTGATGCAACTTCACCTGAGGACATTAAAGTAAAGATTACGACAGATTTAACTGCAAAAGTAATTGAGTTTCCGGAAGATAATTTAGACAACGTAGAGAAAGTGAAACGGTTAAGTAAGGAATATTCAGAGATATTGACAGAAGATGGACAAGAAATATTAAAGATTATCCAAGAAGCGAATTGTGACTATTTCGGAATAGGAAGACAAATTAAGGCTTACCACCCTGAAATATGGAAGCAAATGAAATGGAAAGATGTTTATCCTAATATTGAGTTAAGTGTAGAATTCAACGTAAAAATGAATCAACATGGGATCATTAACTAA
- a CDS encoding GerAB/ArcD/ProY family transporter — MDESNQSVLSRRQLFFLIVQAQIGIGVLSLPYDLHETAKQDGWIALIIGGLIMQVLFVLYWWLAKRFPNDQFFQIIEKILGKVIGSFVKWLFIIYFSIVVALILLLFSRLINLWILTNTPPWVVSGIMLLICLYLAYEPIQVIARVCTFVSALLVLLLLTLVITVQDLKIVYLFPMFHEGIKPILIASTDAIISMLGFVVLFFAYPYTKGSHKSKLLTLSLANAFVVGFYLISVLIVYTFFSTDEIPLVSEPILFLLKAFELPFISRIDLFFISTWMVSVATSITVFIYMAGIGMKDALRKQSHGPFVVVAGAISFAISTFPRGEEGVILAFSDYVSILSYIFSVGTPVILLILSLILRKRDRSGMQ, encoded by the coding sequence GTGGACGAAAGTAATCAAAGTGTACTCTCAAGGAGACAGCTATTCTTTCTAATTGTGCAAGCGCAGATAGGCATTGGTGTCTTATCGCTTCCTTACGACTTACACGAAACAGCGAAACAAGATGGATGGATTGCATTAATTATAGGCGGCCTCATTATGCAAGTGTTATTCGTCCTGTATTGGTGGCTTGCGAAGCGATTTCCTAATGATCAATTCTTTCAGATCATAGAGAAGATCCTTGGGAAAGTAATTGGAAGCTTTGTTAAATGGCTATTTATTATCTACTTTTCCATTGTTGTGGCGTTAATCTTACTCCTATTTAGCAGGCTCATCAATCTATGGATATTAACCAACACGCCTCCTTGGGTGGTGTCAGGGATCATGCTACTTATCTGCCTTTACCTTGCGTATGAACCCATCCAAGTGATCGCACGTGTATGCACGTTCGTGTCTGCGCTACTCGTCCTACTCTTATTAACTCTCGTTATTACGGTTCAAGACTTGAAAATCGTGTATTTGTTCCCGATGTTTCATGAGGGGATAAAACCCATATTGATTGCTTCAACTGACGCCATCATTTCCATGCTCGGGTTTGTTGTGCTGTTCTTTGCTTACCCTTATACGAAAGGCTCTCATAAAAGTAAGCTATTGACGCTGTCATTGGCAAACGCTTTTGTGGTCGGGTTTTACTTAATTTCCGTTTTGATTGTGTACACGTTCTTTAGTACGGATGAAATTCCCCTTGTATCAGAACCTATCTTGTTCCTACTGAAAGCATTTGAGTTGCCGTTTATATCGAGGATTGACTTGTTCTTTATTTCAACATGGATGGTGTCTGTTGCAACCTCCATTACGGTATTTATATATATGGCAGGAATCGGGATGAAAGACGCGCTACGTAAACAATCACATGGCCCCTTTGTTGTGGTTGCAGGAGCGATATCCTTTGCGATTTCAACCTTTCCTAGGGGAGAAGAAGGGGTAATCTTAGCATTTAGCGACTATGTGTCCATCTTGAGCTATATATTCTCGGTTGGAACACCCGTCATTCTGTTAATTCTCTCTCTTATTCTTCGTAAACGAGACAGGAGTGGTATGCAATGA